Proteins encoded together in one Aminipila butyrica window:
- a CDS encoding cysteine ABC transporter substrate-binding protein, with protein MKKKIGLILLTLILAIGLLAGCGQQASEEEGAKDGGDAQATARTLEEIKADGKIRIGVFSDKNPFGYVDANGEVQGYDIYFAKRIAKDLLGDENAVEFVYVEAASRVEYLLSGKVDIILANFTVTDERKQKVDFALPYMKVALGVVSPEANLITDVSQLKDGTLIVVKGTTAETYFSEKHPEIKLLKFDEYQEAYDALLDGRGDAFSTDNTEVLAWAINNKGFKVGIESLGNTDAIAPAVQKGNTKLLEWLNAEIESMAGEQFFHADFEETLKPVYGENVDPESLVVEGGQM; from the coding sequence ATGAAAAAGAAAATTGGTTTAATTTTACTGACCCTAATTTTAGCTATAGGCCTTTTAGCCGGATGTGGCCAGCAGGCTTCGGAGGAAGAGGGCGCAAAGGACGGCGGAGATGCTCAGGCAACTGCTAGAACCCTGGAGGAAATCAAGGCCGACGGCAAGATTCGCATCGGCGTATTCAGCGATAAGAATCCCTTTGGTTACGTAGATGCTAACGGTGAGGTGCAGGGCTATGACATTTACTTTGCGAAGCGCATTGCCAAAGACCTCTTGGGAGATGAAAACGCGGTAGAATTCGTCTATGTAGAGGCTGCCAGCCGAGTAGAATACCTGCTGTCCGGTAAAGTAGATATCATTCTCGCGAACTTTACTGTCACCGATGAGCGGAAGCAAAAAGTAGATTTTGCTCTGCCATATATGAAGGTGGCTTTAGGGGTAGTATCTCCTGAAGCAAACCTGATTACTGATGTTTCTCAGTTGAAAGATGGCACACTGATCGTGGTAAAGGGAACGACTGCTGAAACGTATTTCTCTGAGAAGCATCCAGAAATCAAACTGCTGAAGTTTGACGAGTATCAGGAAGCTTATGACGCACTGCTGGATGGCAGAGGAGACGCCTTCTCCACCGACAACACAGAAGTGCTGGCTTGGGCGATCAACAATAAGGGCTTTAAAGTAGGTATCGAATCTCTGGGTAATACGGACGCTATCGCTCCTGCGGTGCAGAAGGGCAATACCAAGCTGCTGGAGTGGCTTAACGCAGAGATTGAGTCCATGGCAGGGGAACAGTTCTTCCACGCAGACTTTGAAGAGACGTTAAAGCCAGTATATGGTGAAAATGTCGATCCGGAAAGTCTGGTCGTAGAAGGCGGACAGATGTAA
- a CDS encoding amino acid ABC transporter ATP-binding protein — protein sequence MKQEILLQTEHLHKSFDNQEVLRDISFSLTKGEVVVIIGPSGCGKSTFLRCLNGLEPINSGQIRFHGEEISAQNKQLHRVRQKIGMVFQSYDLFPHLSILENILLAPMKAQGRARQEVEKEAIELLTRVGLAEKRDAYPRQLSGGQKQRVAIVRSLIMQPDVMLFDEVTAALDPEMVREVLQVILELANTGMTMVIVTHEMEFAQAVADRVIFMDKGVIVEEGQPEKFFNCPQTERAKQFLNMFHYEAKDASEETE from the coding sequence ATGAAACAGGAAATCTTATTGCAGACGGAACATCTGCATAAATCCTTTGATAATCAGGAAGTATTACGGGATATCTCTTTTTCCCTGACAAAGGGAGAAGTGGTAGTAATCATTGGCCCTTCTGGCTGCGGCAAGAGCACCTTTCTCCGCTGCCTCAACGGGCTGGAACCTATCAACAGCGGTCAGATTCGCTTTCACGGAGAGGAAATCTCAGCTCAGAACAAACAGCTGCATCGGGTCCGGCAGAAAATTGGCATGGTCTTTCAGAGTTACGACTTGTTTCCCCATTTATCCATCCTGGAAAACATTTTACTGGCTCCCATGAAAGCCCAGGGCAGAGCCAGGCAAGAGGTAGAAAAAGAAGCGATAGAGCTGCTGACCCGGGTCGGTCTTGCGGAAAAGCGAGATGCCTATCCAAGACAGCTGTCTGGAGGGCAGAAGCAGCGAGTAGCCATCGTCCGTTCGCTAATCATGCAGCCGGATGTCATGCTTTTTGACGAGGTGACAGCGGCCCTGGACCCAGAAATGGTTCGGGAGGTGCTCCAGGTAATCTTGGAGCTAGCCAACACGGGCATGACGATGGTCATCGTTACCCACGAAATGGAGTTTGCTCAGGCCGTGGCAGACCGGGTCATCTTTATGGATAAAGGCGTCATCGTGGAGGAAGGTCAGCCGGAGAAGTTCTTTAACTGCCCTCAGACGGAACGGGCGAAGCAGTTTTTAAATATGTTTCACTATGAGGCTAAAGATGCCTCAGAAGAGACAGAATAG
- a CDS encoding amino acid ABC transporter permease produces the protein MQDLGINVLFQGNNFLRLCLGLWVTLRIALISMGLSIPLGLLVGILMNVPQKLVKGICRVYLEIVRIMPQLVLLFLVYFGMSKNFGINLQGETAAVIVFTFWGTAEIGDLIRSALISIPKHQYESGYGLGLTKMQVYVYVIVPQIFRRMLPVAINLLTRMIKTTSLVVLIGVVEVVKVGKQIIDASRYTTPTAALWIYGVIFLMYFVICYVFSKVAGRLEKNLKY, from the coding sequence ATGCAGGATTTGGGAATTAATGTACTCTTTCAGGGCAATAACTTTTTACGGTTATGCCTGGGTTTATGGGTTACCTTGCGGATTGCGCTGATTTCCATGGGGCTCTCCATTCCTTTGGGGCTGCTGGTAGGTATTTTAATGAATGTACCTCAGAAGCTGGTAAAAGGAATTTGTCGGGTTTATTTGGAAATTGTGCGCATCATGCCTCAGCTGGTGTTGTTGTTTCTGGTATATTTCGGTATGTCCAAGAACTTTGGCATCAACCTGCAGGGAGAGACGGCAGCGGTCATCGTCTTCACTTTTTGGGGCACAGCAGAAATCGGCGATCTCATTCGCAGTGCACTGATTTCCATCCCTAAGCACCAGTATGAGAGCGGTTACGGCCTGGGACTAACTAAAATGCAGGTATATGTCTATGTAATCGTCCCTCAGATCTTCCGGCGGATGCTGCCGGTGGCCATCAATCTCCTGACCAGAATGATTAAAACCACCTCCTTGGTGGTGCTCATTGGTGTGGTAGAGGTGGTGAAGGTAGGCAAACAGATTATTGATGCCTCCCGATATACTACGCCCACGGCAGCCCTTTGGATCTATGGGGTGATATTCCTCATGTACTTTGTCATCTGCTACGTCTTTTCTAAAGTGGCAGGGCGGCTGGAAAAGAATTTAAAATATTAA
- a CDS encoding amino acid ABC transporter permease: protein MDFEFIIRYIPLYIEAAKLTLTLASAGIALSIVVGFVCSLILYKRVPVLSWLVNAYIELSRNTPLLIQLFFLYFGLPKLGISISSVGCAIIGLTFQGGSYMEEAFRAGLESVPTIQSESGASLGLTGLQVFRYVILPQAISTCIPAFCANIIFLIKETSVFSVVALEDLMFVAKDLIGIYYKTDEALFMLVIAYLIILLPISVFCTWLERRVRYAGFGN, encoded by the coding sequence ATGGATTTTGAATTTATTATCAGGTACATCCCCCTGTACATAGAGGCGGCTAAGCTGACGCTCACGCTGGCTTCAGCAGGAATCGCCTTGTCGATTGTGGTGGGATTTGTTTGCAGTCTGATCTTGTATAAACGCGTACCAGTCCTGAGCTGGCTGGTAAATGCCTATATTGAGCTGTCTAGAAATACGCCGCTGTTGATTCAGCTGTTTTTTCTCTACTTTGGTCTGCCTAAGCTGGGCATCTCCATCAGCTCAGTGGGCTGTGCCATCATCGGTCTCACCTTTCAGGGGGGCAGTTACATGGAAGAAGCTTTTCGGGCAGGGCTGGAAAGTGTGCCGACCATTCAAAGTGAATCCGGGGCCAGTTTAGGGCTCACCGGCTTGCAGGTGTTCCGTTACGTGATTCTGCCTCAGGCCATCTCTACTTGTATTCCGGCCTTCTGTGCCAACATTATCTTCCTGATTAAGGAGACTTCGGTGTTCAGTGTAGTGGCCTTGGAAGATTTGATGTTTGTAGCTAAAGACTTAATTGGCATTTATTATAAGACGGATGAAGCACTGTTCATGCTGGTGATCGCTTATCTGATTATCCTGCTGCCGATTTCAGTCTTCTGTACCTGGTTGGAAAGGAGGGTTCGCTATGCAGGATTTGGGAATTAA
- a CDS encoding DUF1015 domain-containing protein, with protein MAIIRPFKAIRPEKKYADKVVSLPYDVMNRAEAAHMADGNPYSFLHICRSEIDMPEQENPYDHSVYQRAKANIAQNLEDGVFVQEKKPVLYLYKQVMDGRAQVGIVGCVSVDEYMNNDIKKHEFTRVEKEKDRINHFDICNANTEPVFLTYRDNKKIRSLMEGWIANHEALYDLETPDGIQHVLWTVDDDSTIQALSELFGEVPALYIADGHHRSASACKVGLKRREENPDYTGEEEFNFFMAVVFPDSDLKIFDYNRVVKDLNGHTPEQFLTKIKEAGFEVEELGTDAYRPEGKHIFGMYLQKKWYKLTAGPAMVPDHVIDSLDVSILQDKLLAPILGIADPRTDKRIDFVGGIRGLEELERRTETDMLVAFAVHPVGIEDLLTVADHDMVMPPKSTWFEPKLGSGLFVHQL; from the coding sequence GTGGCAATTATCAGACCATTTAAGGCTATCAGGCCGGAAAAGAAATATGCGGACAAGGTGGTATCCCTGCCTTACGACGTGATGAATAGAGCAGAGGCCGCACATATGGCTGACGGCAATCCCTACAGCTTCTTGCACATATGCCGCTCAGAAATCGATATGCCGGAACAAGAGAATCCCTACGATCATTCCGTTTACCAGCGAGCCAAGGCAAATATCGCGCAGAATCTGGAAGACGGTGTTTTTGTTCAGGAGAAAAAGCCGGTACTTTACTTGTACAAGCAGGTAATGGATGGCCGGGCCCAGGTGGGGATCGTCGGCTGCGTGTCCGTAGACGAATATATGAACAACGATATTAAAAAACATGAATTTACCAGAGTGGAAAAGGAAAAGGACCGGATTAATCACTTTGATATCTGCAACGCCAATACGGAACCGGTATTTCTCACTTATCGGGATAATAAAAAAATCAGAAGTTTGATGGAGGGCTGGATTGCCAACCATGAAGCTCTTTACGACTTGGAGACCCCAGACGGTATTCAGCACGTGCTTTGGACTGTCGATGATGACAGCACCATTCAGGCTTTAAGCGAGCTCTTTGGAGAAGTTCCTGCTCTGTACATCGCCGATGGACACCACCGGAGTGCGTCTGCCTGCAAGGTTGGTTTGAAGCGGCGGGAAGAGAATCCGGATTACACCGGAGAGGAAGAGTTTAATTTCTTCATGGCCGTAGTCTTCCCAGACAGCGATTTAAAAATATTCGACTACAATCGAGTGGTTAAAGACTTAAATGGCCATACCCCAGAGCAGTTTTTAACAAAGATAAAGGAAGCCGGATTTGAGGTAGAAGAACTGGGCACGGATGCCTATAGGCCGGAGGGAAAGCACATCTTTGGCATGTATTTGCAGAAAAAGTGGTACAAGCTGACGGCAGGTCCAGCTATGGTGCCTGACCACGTAATTGATTCCTTGGATGTATCCATTTTACAGGACAAGCTGCTGGCCCCAATTTTAGGTATAGCTGATCCCCGGACTGACAAGCGCATTGATTTCGTCGGTGGGATTCGTGGTTTGGAAGAATTGGAGCGGCGGACGGAGACGGATATGCTGGTGGCTTTTGCCGTACACCCGGTAGGAATTGAGGATTTGCTGACGGTAGCGGATCACGATATGGTGATGCCGCCAAAGTCCACTTGGTTTGAACCTAAGCTGGGAAGCGGTCTGTTCGTGCACCAGCTGTAA
- the cmk gene encoding (d)CMP kinase: protein MNNRDEKINVAIDGPSGAGKSTIAKEVARLLSADYIDTGAMYRAIGYKLLKNGVQADDGEALEEILEATDIDFDQGDTLLDGEVVNHQIRTPEAARMASLYSALPAVRTKLVALQRKMAQTKSVVMDGRDIGTNVLPDASFKFFMTASAEERAERRFQELKDKGQPVSLEQVLADIRQRDHNDSTRALNPLRKAEDAVEIDTTGRTIQQVIEEIMEIIKQES, encoded by the coding sequence ATGAACAACAGAGATGAAAAAATAAATGTAGCAATAGACGGACCCAGCGGTGCAGGAAAGAGCACCATTGCCAAGGAGGTGGCCAGGCTCCTGTCAGCAGATTACATCGACACGGGAGCCATGTACCGGGCCATCGGCTACAAGCTGCTGAAAAACGGCGTACAAGCCGATGACGGGGAAGCTCTGGAGGAAATATTAGAGGCTACAGACATTGATTTTGACCAAGGAGATACCCTGTTGGATGGGGAGGTGGTCAACCATCAGATTCGCACCCCAGAAGCAGCAAGGATGGCGTCCTTGTATTCCGCCTTACCGGCGGTTCGGACCAAGCTGGTGGCTCTCCAGCGAAAGATGGCCCAGACCAAGAGCGTGGTTATGGACGGTCGGGATATTGGTACAAATGTGCTGCCGGATGCGTCTTTCAAGTTTTTCATGACCGCTTCGGCAGAAGAACGGGCGGAACGCCGATTCCAGGAGCTGAAGGATAAAGGGCAGCCAGTGTCCCTGGAGCAAGTGCTGGCAGATATCCGCCAGCGAGATCACAACGACAGCACCAGAGCCTTAAATCCTTTGCGCAAGGCGGAGGATGCGGTGGAAATTGATACTACCGGCCGAACGATTCAGCAGGTAATTGAAGAAATTATGGAAATCATCAAGCAGGAGAGCTGA
- the nrdR gene encoding transcriptional regulator NrdR, whose product MRCPFCENPDTKVIDSRPTEEGHAIRRRRECENCNKRFTTYEKVEEMLLMVVKKDGRREAFDRSKVLNGIIKACEKRPVPISDIEKVVSEIERGLNNLMEKEVQSEFIGELIMEQLKKLDEVAYVRFASVYRQFTDVKTFVSEIEKLLEHEKRPK is encoded by the coding sequence ATGAGATGTCCATTTTGTGAAAATCCCGATACGAAGGTCATTGATTCTCGGCCGACGGAAGAGGGACATGCCATTAGGCGGAGAAGAGAGTGCGAGAACTGCAACAAGCGGTTTACCACCTATGAAAAGGTGGAGGAAATGCTGTTGATGGTGGTGAAAAAAGACGGCAGACGAGAGGCTTTTGACAGAAGCAAGGTGCTGAATGGCATCATCAAAGCTTGTGAGAAGCGGCCTGTTCCCATATCGGACATCGAAAAGGTGGTCAGCGAAATCGAGCGAGGTCTGAACAATCTCATGGAGAAGGAAGTCCAAAGTGAATTTATTGGTGAGCTGATCATGGAACAGCTGAAAAAATTGGACGAGGTGGCCTATGTACGCTTTGCATCGGTGTACAGACAGTTTACAGATGTGAAAACCTTTGTCTCTGAGATTGAGAAGTTGCTGGAACACGAGAAGAGGCCTAAATAG
- a CDS encoding PRC-barrel domain-containing protein, with product MTSTEDIKNKEVINIFDGKSMGYVSDIEINLEEGTIEGVVIPSPKNFFNLFGRSEEDYVIKWENIKTIGDDVILVNIETFLE from the coding sequence ATGACAAGTACAGAGGATATCAAGAACAAAGAGGTAATCAACATCTTTGATGGCAAAAGCATGGGTTATGTGAGCGACATTGAGATCAATCTGGAGGAAGGAACCATTGAGGGTGTGGTCATTCCTTCGCCTAAAAACTTTTTTAATCTGTTTGGGCGCAGTGAAGAGGATTATGTAATCAAGTGGGAGAACATTAAAACCATCGGAGACGATGTAATCCTGGTAAATATTGAGACATTCTTGGAATAA
- the tig gene encoding trigger factor, with product MDEMIRMNSGKRKVTALLVLSCLTLSLAACGNSYEVPYSDYDLSEYVTLGDYKGVQVTETKVSVTPEEVQAEIQKRLTAAGKQVEKTEGTAAEGDSVKLIYVGKLDGVPFENGSTGDEGTTITLGSSGYIDGFDAGVVGMKVGQMKTLHLTFPEDYGKDELNGQNVDFDVTLGAIMVTETPTYDLAFVKANSSETSLADYEKSVKKELYKTKQESAEEETKNQLWASIMDNAKVLKYPEKEVQAAKDTNEEYYENYAKQYNMELKDFVKQYAGMDEKAYADYQQQYAEAIISQEMVMYSIAKAEGISISDKEYKEKLAAFKADQGVTDDKAFKDQYGQSFEEYAGKDNLMKSFLLEKVIQFALDNAKVVPAEQNADAANTQA from the coding sequence ATGGATGAAATGATTAGAATGAACAGCGGTAAGAGAAAAGTGACGGCTTTGCTAGTCCTGTCCTGTTTGACTCTCTCCCTTGCAGCATGTGGTAATAGCTATGAGGTACCGTATTCCGATTACGATTTATCAGAATACGTGACATTGGGGGATTATAAAGGGGTCCAGGTGACCGAGACAAAAGTCAGCGTGACCCCAGAGGAAGTACAGGCAGAGATACAGAAGCGGCTCACTGCTGCCGGCAAGCAGGTTGAAAAGACCGAAGGTACCGCAGCAGAGGGTGACAGCGTAAAACTGATCTACGTAGGCAAGTTGGACGGCGTGCCTTTTGAAAACGGCAGCACAGGGGATGAGGGAACCACCATTACCCTGGGCAGCAGCGGATATATTGACGGATTTGATGCGGGAGTCGTTGGCATGAAAGTAGGTCAGATGAAAACGCTGCACTTGACTTTCCCGGAAGATTACGGTAAAGACGAATTGAATGGGCAGAATGTGGACTTTGATGTGACGTTAGGTGCTATCATGGTTACGGAGACACCAACTTATGACCTGGCATTCGTCAAAGCCAACAGCAGCGAAACCAGCCTGGCAGATTATGAAAAGAGCGTAAAGAAGGAACTGTATAAGACCAAGCAGGAGTCAGCAGAAGAGGAGACAAAGAATCAACTCTGGGCATCCATTATGGACAACGCCAAGGTGTTAAAATATCCAGAAAAGGAAGTTCAGGCTGCTAAGGACACCAATGAGGAATACTACGAAAACTATGCGAAGCAGTACAATATGGAGTTAAAGGACTTTGTCAAGCAGTATGCAGGTATGGATGAGAAAGCGTATGCGGACTACCAGCAGCAGTATGCTGAAGCCATTATCTCTCAGGAGATGGTTATGTACTCCATTGCCAAGGCAGAAGGGATTTCCATTTCTGACAAGGAGTATAAGGAAAAGCTGGCCGCCTTTAAAGCGGATCAAGGCGTTACCGACGACAAGGCCTTTAAGGATCAGTACGGCCAATCTTTCGAGGAATATGCAGGGAAGGACAACCTGATGAAGAGTTTTCTTCTGGAAAAGGTGATCCAGTTCGCTCTGGATAACGCAAAAGTCGTGCCGGCAGAGCAGAACGCGGATGCCGCGAATACCCAGGCATAA
- the sigG gene encoding RNA polymerase sporulation sigma factor SigG, with protein MANKVEICGVNTAKLPVYKDAEMMRMIEAVKGGDKEVRDEFIKGNLRLVLSVIQRFNNRGENPDDLFQVGCIGLIKALENFDTSHGVKFSTYAVPMIIGEIRRYLRDNNPIRVSRSLRDTAYKALQAREKLSRELQREPTMAEIAKETEMAREDVVLALESIQEPISLFEPVFHDDGDAIYVMDQVKDMKNTDARWIENLSLSEAMKKLSPRERHILTMRFFEGKTQMEVAEEISISQAQVSRLEKNALKYMRKYV; from the coding sequence ATGGCGAACAAGGTGGAAATTTGTGGCGTAAACACAGCAAAGCTGCCAGTGTACAAAGATGCAGAAATGATGAGGATGATTGAGGCGGTCAAAGGGGGAGATAAAGAGGTTAGAGATGAATTCATTAAAGGGAATCTACGATTGGTGCTCAGTGTGATTCAACGGTTCAACAATCGAGGTGAGAATCCGGATGATCTGTTTCAGGTGGGCTGCATCGGACTGATCAAGGCCTTGGAAAATTTTGATACTTCCCATGGCGTAAAGTTTTCCACCTATGCAGTACCGATGATTATCGGTGAAATCCGGCGATATCTCAGAGATAATAACCCTATTCGAGTTTCCAGATCCCTGAGGGATACAGCGTACAAGGCCTTACAGGCCAGGGAAAAGCTGTCTAGGGAACTTCAGCGGGAACCAACCATGGCGGAGATTGCTAAAGAGACGGAGATGGCGCGAGAAGACGTGGTGTTGGCATTGGAATCTATTCAGGAGCCCATATCTCTCTTTGAACCAGTATTTCACGACGACGGAGATGCTATTTATGTCATGGATCAGGTGAAAGATATGAAGAACACCGATGCACGCTGGATTGAAAATCTGTCTCTTTCTGAGGCAATGAAAAAGCTATCCCCCAGAGAGCGGCATATTTTAACCATGCGTTTCTTCGAGGGGAAGACTCAGATGGAAGTGGCAGAGGAGATTTCAATCAGTCAGGCTCAGGTCAGCCGGCTAGAGAAAAATGCTCTGAAATATATGAGAAAATACGTATAG